GAGAATTGATATTCAACTGGCTGTCGCCAACAGTTATATAAAGATATCCTTTAAAGAATTTTAAGTCACCACCATTATGAAATCCATCGCCAATTGGCTCCAAAAGCAAGATTTCTTGTCTGCTTACCACCTGATTGTTGGCATCAATCTTAATTCGTTCAATTCTATGACGAATTACGTTTGTATCATTTATGGAATAAAAAACGTAAATGTAGCCGTTTGTAGCAAAGTTAGGATGTAAAGTAAGTCCAAGTAAACCTTGTTCTTTGTCTGTAACGGTTGTTACGGTAAAAACGGTAGATACAGCATTGTTCTGAAATACTTTTACAATACCAGCTCTTTCGGCTATAAAAATTCTTCCATCAGAAGATTGTTCCAAAGCGAGTCCTTCTTTTATTACCGCTGTAGGAGCTAGGTTTTGTGTAATATATTGTGAGTAGGTTAGTGAGTAAACGAATAAAATAGCAATAAGGAATAAATGCCTAAATCGTTTTTGGGTTTTAAGGAGTAGATTTTTTTTCATAATTATTCAGAAATTTTATTGATTTTGGGGTAATCAAATTTAATTCTTTTCTGTATAATTGATTGAAAATCAAATGTTATGTTTTTTTATTATAGAAATTATGATGTATCCACTACCAGTAAATCAGTGGAATTACAATTTTTATGTAAAGTTTTTGTAGTGTTTTAAGTCCTAAATAAAAGACCATGAAAAACTATTTCCCGATGATTTCTTTTCGATGTAAAGTTCCCCACTCATTTAATGCACTAATGACTTTATATAAAGTATGACTGTGTTCTGTTCTGGCATATTCAACAGTTGGAGGGAATGTATCATAAACAGTTCTGGTGACCAGTTTATTGATCTCTAAATCTTTAAGTTCTTTAGAAAGCATTTTGTCTGTAATTCCGTTTATATCTTTAGAAATTTCCTTAAAGCGTTTTGGTCTGTTTGATAAGGCAATCAAAATGGGCAGTTTCCATCTGCCGCTTAAAACCTCCAAGGCATCTCTTACGGGTAATAATGCAGCAAGACATTCTTCTGGCTGACAGTCCATTTCTTTTGTTAGTTCGCTCTTTGTTTTCATATATACTGTTACTATCCTCAAGTATAGCACTATCCTCTAGGTTAGTACTATAAAATGGATAGCAAATGTAGATAAGTTTGTATCGTAAAACAAACAATATAAATTATGAGCCAGAAAATTCTACAAATAATTACCAGTACAAATGGAGAGAACTCGTTTAGCAATCAATTATCAAATGCAATTATTGAAAAGTTAGCTGGAATCCATTCAGTTACAGAAATACAAACACTTGATCTGACTAAAACACCATTGCCATATTTGACTAATTCACATATCAGCGCAGTTTATACGCCATTAGAATCCCATACGCCAGAACAAACAGCTGTACTAAAATATTCAGATGATGCCATACAAACTCTATTAGAATCAGACATACTTGTAATTGGAGTGCCGTTGTATAATTTTGGGATTCCAGCGGTTTTAAAAGGATGGATTGACCAAGTTGCAAGAGCAGGAAAAACTTTTAGTTACAGTGAAGAGGGGCCAAAAGGTTTGGTTACCAATAAAAAGGTCTATCTTTCAATTGCTTCAGGGGCGATATTTTCTGAAGGTTCATATAAAAGTTACGACTTTTCTGAATCTTATTTAAGAGCTGTTTTAGGATTTTTAGGAATGACAGATGTTACAACCTTCCGAGTTGAAGGAACAGCAATTCCTGATTTTGCAGCAAATGCTTTACCAAAAGCTTTGTCTTCTGTAGAAGAATTTGCTTTTTAAAAGTTTAAAGACTAATACTAAACCAGACAGATTTTTAAAATCTGTCTGGTTTGTTATAAAAAAGTAATCTGCCGGATCTGCTGAATCTGCGGGAGTATTTTTTTTTGGCTCACAGATTTAACAGATTTAGCAGATTATTTATAAAACAAAATGCTTTATAAGTAAAACAACTTAAGATTACTTCTCAATTATCATAGTTACTCCCTGGCCTCCGGCAGCACAAATAGAAACTAAACCTTTTCCAGAACCTTTTTCGTTAAGCAGTTTTGCCATTACACCAATAATTCTTCCTCCAGTTGCGGCAAAAGGATGCGCAGCTGCTAAACTGCTTCCTTTTACATTGAGTTTTTCTCTATCAATTGCCCCTAAAGTTTTCTTTAAACCAATAGATTGGCTGAGTTCGGGGCTTTCCCAT
This portion of the Flavobacterium panacagri genome encodes:
- a CDS encoding winged helix-turn-helix transcriptional regulator, translating into MKTKSELTKEMDCQPEECLAALLPVRDALEVLSGRWKLPILIALSNRPKRFKEISKDINGITDKMLSKELKDLEINKLVTRTVYDTFPPTVEYARTEHSHTLYKVISALNEWGTLHRKEIIGK
- a CDS encoding FMN-dependent NADH-azoreductase; this encodes MSQKILQIITSTNGENSFSNQLSNAIIEKLAGIHSVTEIQTLDLTKTPLPYLTNSHISAVYTPLESHTPEQTAVLKYSDDAIQTLLESDILVIGVPLYNFGIPAVLKGWIDQVARAGKTFSYSEEGPKGLVTNKKVYLSIASGAIFSEGSYKSYDFSESYLRAVLGFLGMTDVTTFRVEGTAIPDFAANALPKALSSVEEFAF